In Mustelus asterias chromosome 28, sMusAst1.hap1.1, whole genome shotgun sequence, a single window of DNA contains:
- the macroh2a2 gene encoding core histone macro-H2A.2 isoform X2, protein MSARSGKKKMTKLSRSARAGVIFPVGRMMRYLRKATFKYRIGMGAPVYLAAVIEYLAAEILELAGNAARDNKKSRITPRHILLAVANDEELNQLLRGVTIASGGVLPRIHPELLAKKRGSRSKAETILSTPSEKKAKKAKASPVKKSVKKSSVKKATKSKSVRKGKRTENKEGASSSTSDEVPGEGFTILSTKSLFLGQKLSLTQSDISNIGSVKVECIINPTNAEIDLKEDVGNALEKAGGKEFLDAVKELRKSNGPLEVTGAVLGLAPGLPAKFVIHCNIPQWGVDKCEEQLEKTVKNCLTLADEKKLKSIAFPSIASSRNCFPKHIAAQHILKAISNYFVNTTSSSLKNIFFVLFDSESIGIYVQEMAKLDTK, encoded by the exons ATGTCAGCCCGAAGTGGAAAAAAGAAGATGACCAAGTTGTCACGCTCAGCCAGAGCTGGGGTCATTTTTCCCGTTGGTAGGATGATGCGATATTTACGGAAAGCAACATTCAAATATCGTATTGGAATGGGAGCACCTGTTTACTTGGCAGCAGTCATAGAGTACCTAGcag CTGAAATCCTGGAACTGGCTGGAAATGCAGCAAGAGATAACAAGAAGAGTAGAATAACTCCAAGACACATTCTGCTAGCAGTGGCAAATGATGAAGAACTGAATCAA CTACTAAGGGGAGTAACAATTGccagtggtggtgtgctgcctagAATTCATCCTGAACTTCTGGCAAAGAAACGTGGTTCCCGAAGTAAAGCAGAAACCATTCTTTCTACACCATCTGAAAAGAAAGCAAAAAAAGCAAAGGCTTCTCCAGTCAAAAAATCTGTGAAGAAATCATCTGTCAAAAAAGCTACAAAGTCCAAATCCGTCAGAAAG GGTAAGCGAACAGAAAATAAGGAAGGGGCATCTAGTTCCACATCAGATGAGGTACCTGGTGAAGGATTCACAATTCTTTCGACAAAGAGCCTTTTCCTGGGGCAAAAG CTGTCCTTGACTCAAAGCGATATCAGTAACATTGGTTCAGTTAAAGTTGAGTGCATCATTAATCCAACGAATGCTGAAATTGATCTGAAAGAGGATGTAG GCAACGCTTTGGAGAAGGCGGGTGGAAAGGAGTTTTTGGATGCTGTGAAAGAACTGCGAAAATCTAATGGACCTTTGGAAGTAActgggg CTGTTTTGGGTCTGGCCCCTGGACTGCCAGCAAAGTTCGTCATTCACTGCAACATCCCACAGTGGggagttgataaatgtgaggagcAACTGGAAAAAACTGTGAAGAATTGCCTGACCTTGGCAGATGAAAAGAAGCTCAAATCAATTGCTTTCCCATCCATCGCCAGCAGCAG AAATTGTTTTCCAAAGCATATTGCAGCACAGCATATCCTCAAGGCCATCTCCAATTATTTTGTTAACACAACGTCATCATCGCTGAAGAACATATTTTTTGTCTTATTTGACAGTGAAAGCATTGGTATCTACGTGCAGGAAATGGCAAAACTTGATACAAAGTAA
- the macroh2a2 gene encoding core histone macro-H2A.2 isoform X1: MSARSGKKKMTKLSRSARAGVIFPVGRMMRYLRKATFKYRIGMGAPVYLAAVIEYLAAEILELAGNAARDNKKSRITPRHILLAVANDEELNQLLRGVTIASGGVLPRIHPELLAKKRGSRSKAETILSTPSEKKAKKAKASPVKKSVKKSSVKKATKSKSVRKGKRTENKEGASSSTSDEVPGEGFTILSTKSLFLGQKLSLTQSDISNIGSVKVECIINPTNAEIDLKEDVGNALEKAGGKEFLDAVKELRKSNGPLEVTGAVLGLAPGLPAKFVIHCNIPQWGVDKCEEQLEKTVKNCLTLADEKKLKSIAFPSIASSRTSSRASGRSANQSRNCFPKHIAAQHILKAISNYFVNTTSSSLKNIFFVLFDSESIGIYVQEMAKLDTK; this comes from the exons ATGTCAGCCCGAAGTGGAAAAAAGAAGATGACCAAGTTGTCACGCTCAGCCAGAGCTGGGGTCATTTTTCCCGTTGGTAGGATGATGCGATATTTACGGAAAGCAACATTCAAATATCGTATTGGAATGGGAGCACCTGTTTACTTGGCAGCAGTCATAGAGTACCTAGcag CTGAAATCCTGGAACTGGCTGGAAATGCAGCAAGAGATAACAAGAAGAGTAGAATAACTCCAAGACACATTCTGCTAGCAGTGGCAAATGATGAAGAACTGAATCAA CTACTAAGGGGAGTAACAATTGccagtggtggtgtgctgcctagAATTCATCCTGAACTTCTGGCAAAGAAACGTGGTTCCCGAAGTAAAGCAGAAACCATTCTTTCTACACCATCTGAAAAGAAAGCAAAAAAAGCAAAGGCTTCTCCAGTCAAAAAATCTGTGAAGAAATCATCTGTCAAAAAAGCTACAAAGTCCAAATCCGTCAGAAAG GGTAAGCGAACAGAAAATAAGGAAGGGGCATCTAGTTCCACATCAGATGAGGTACCTGGTGAAGGATTCACAATTCTTTCGACAAAGAGCCTTTTCCTGGGGCAAAAG CTGTCCTTGACTCAAAGCGATATCAGTAACATTGGTTCAGTTAAAGTTGAGTGCATCATTAATCCAACGAATGCTGAAATTGATCTGAAAGAGGATGTAG GCAACGCTTTGGAGAAGGCGGGTGGAAAGGAGTTTTTGGATGCTGTGAAAGAACTGCGAAAATCTAATGGACCTTTGGAAGTAActgggg CTGTTTTGGGTCTGGCCCCTGGACTGCCAGCAAAGTTCGTCATTCACTGCAACATCCCACAGTGGggagttgataaatgtgaggagcAACTGGAAAAAACTGTGAAGAATTGCCTGACCTTGGCAGATGAAAAGAAGCTCAAATCAATTGCTTTCCCATCCATCGCCAGCAGCAG GACCAGCTCTCGAGCTTCAGGTCGGTCTGCAAACCAATCAAG AAATTGTTTTCCAAAGCATATTGCAGCACAGCATATCCTCAAGGCCATCTCCAATTATTTTGTTAACACAACGTCATCATCGCTGAAGAACATATTTTTTGTCTTATTTGACAGTGAAAGCATTGGTATCTACGTGCAGGAAATGGCAAAACTTGATACAAAGTAA